A genome region from Candidatus Zymogenus saltonus includes the following:
- a CDS encoding transposase, whose amino-acid sequence MEEWIIESFNEKYKGKLLNRQIFDVLLEAKVLTERWRREPKIIRPNNSIGYNPSALETILPWSSEAQHVTHGFSLT is encoded by the coding sequence CTGGAAGAATGGATTATCGAATCATTTAATGAGAAGTATAAGGGTAAGTTGCTGAACAGACAGATCTTTGATGTGTTACTGGAAGCTAAAGTGTTGACAGAGAGATGGCGAAGGGAGCCTAAAATTATTAGGCCAAATAATTCGATTGGTTATAATCCATCGGCTCTAGAGACAATACTACCCTGGTCGTCGGAAGCTCAGCATGTAACACATGGTTTTAGTCTAACTTAA
- a CDS encoding cupin domain-containing protein, with the protein MKKVNLVEKFGLFSELWSPKIVGEMNDAHVKIGKLKGEFIWHKHDAEDEMFFIVKGELTIRVRDPEEREISLNEGEFVIIPKGIEHMPVSEEESWIMMIEPKGTLNTGDVTDDRTVEEPEWI; encoded by the coding sequence ATGAAGAAGGTTAATCTGGTGGAGAAGTTCGGGCTCTTTTCAGAGCTGTGGAGCCCGAAGATCGTGGGGGAGATGAACGATGCCCACGTCAAGATCGGCAAGTTAAAGGGCGAGTTCATCTGGCATAAGCACGATGCCGAGGACGAGATGTTCTTCATTGTAAAGGGGGAGCTGACAATCAGGGTAAGGGACCCAGAGGAACGGGAGATATCCCTCAACGAGGGGGAGTTTGTGATAATCCCGAAGGGGATAGAGCACATGCCGGTCTCGGAAGAGGAGAGCTGGATTATGATGATCGAGCCGAAGGGAACTTTAAACACAGGGGATGTGACCGACGATCGAACCGTTGAGGAGCCGGAGTGGATTTGA
- a CDS encoding GlsB/YeaQ/YmgE family stress response membrane protein: MVIRIVLLIIIAAVCGSVGMGLVGYNKKGCLASIAVGFIGAILGTYLAGLLDLPILFTFKVGGTNFPIIWAIIGAVVFSLPLSLLFGRRK; encoded by the coding sequence ATGGTTATCAGAATTGTCTTGCTTATAATCATCGCGGCCGTCTGCGGCTCCGTCGGAATGGGCCTCGTGGGCTACAACAAGAAGGGTTGCCTGGCCTCGATAGCGGTCGGCTTTATCGGCGCGATCCTGGGAACCTATCTCGCGGGGCTTCTCGATCTTCCGATTCTTTTTACCTTCAAGGTGGGCGGCACCAACTTCCCGATAATCTGGGCCATTATAGGGGCGGTCGTCTTTTCCCTCCCGCTGAGCCTCCTCTTCGGCAGGAGAAAGTAG
- a CDS encoding HNH endonuclease: MKTIESKLPFNYKTIRVTRSRINKGLLAIPVSLIESFPKTTKKICVTFGDDTKAVSKNFTPYASSTRESRIGGMRDFYDDFNIKDGEELVIQFLEGDNYRIFTEKQFEKRITKIEEELDKSKNELEADSKLHQISIIANCGLEEALFSEFYRLSKREINKRIYKPRVSRAKKIVPASMRKLLSAIYDGKCQISGFGFLMKNGKPYFEIHHIKPEFGDHLKNLLIVSPNVHAQFTYTNLEESFDEQGWLRRVKFNDDEFVVNQIIDKIPTKFEKEVHYE, encoded by the coding sequence ATGAAGACTATTGAAAGCAAATTGCCCTTCAATTATAAAACAATAAGGGTAACTCGAAGTCGAATAAATAAGGGGCTTTTAGCTATTCCTGTTTCTTTAATAGAATCTTTTCCAAAAACAACAAAGAAAATTTGTGTAACCTTTGGTGATGATACTAAAGCTGTTTCAAAAAACTTTACGCCATATGCAAGCAGTACAAGAGAAAGCAGAATTGGAGGAATGAGGGATTTTTATGACGATTTTAATATAAAGGATGGTGAAGAACTTGTAATTCAGTTTTTAGAAGGCGACAACTATCGAATTTTTACGGAAAAACAGTTTGAAAAAAGAATTACCAAGATCGAGGAAGAACTTGATAAATCAAAAAATGAATTAGAGGCGGATTCAAAGCTTCATCAAATATCTATTATTGCAAATTGTGGATTGGAAGAGGCACTTTTTTCTGAATTCTATAGACTTTCAAAAAGGGAAATAAATAAGAGGATATATAAACCAAGGGTGAGCAGAGCAAAAAAAATCGTCCCCGCTTCCATGAGAAAGCTTTTATCTGCGATTTACGATGGGAAATGCCAGATTTCCGGATTCGGTTTTTTGATGAAAAATGGTAAACCTTACTTTGAAATACATCACATAAAACCTGAATTTGGCGATCATTTGAAAAACCTTTTAATAGTAAGTCCTAACGTTCATGCTCAATTTACTTATACGAATCTTGAAGAGTCCTTTGATGAACAAGGATGGTTAAGGCGAGTAAAGTTTAATGACGATGAATTTGTTGTGAATCAAATAATAGATAAAATTCCCACGAAATTTGAAAAGGAAGTTCATTATGAATAG